A region of the Helicobacter ganmani genome:
TGATATAAGTTAAATCTACATCAAAAACCTTATTAGGTTCTTTTTGCAAGGCTTGTTGAATCTTTCTTTTTAAAGCAAGGATACTTTCGTGTAATCGCAACTGCAAGATATTATAAACTTTTCTTTGGGTTTCTTTCTCTATTGTTTCTAATGCGTCCAAATTCCAAGGATTCAATACCAAAGGCTTTTCACAAATTACATTAGCATTATTTCTAAGTCCAAAGCGAATATGGCTATCATGCAGATAATTTGGTGAACAAATAGAGATAAAATCCACCCCCTCTTTTTTACGTCTCAACTTATCTATATGCCTATCAAAGCGTTCAAATTCTGTAAAAAAATCCGCATTAGGAAAATAGCTATCCATAACCCCCACGCTATCGTTTGGGTCTAGAGCGCATAAAAGAGTGTTTTCTGTGTCCTTTATCGCCCTTAAATGTCTAGGGGCGATATAACCTGCCACACCAATTAAGCCAAATTTTTTCATTCTCTCTCCTTTTTACAATCCTTTACAGACTTTCTTTTATTGTTTGCATAATGATTTCTGCTGCTCTACCATTACCATAGAGTGTTTTGCAAAATTCTATTGAACTATTATCGGCTATTTTTGAAAAATGTTGAATAATTTTTTCTTGATTTGCTCCTACAATCGTGTTGTATCCTTTTTCTACCAATTCTACCCATTCTGTTTCATCACGCAAAGTCAAACAAGGCTTTTTGCAAAAATAAGCTTCTTTTTGCAAGCCTCCACTATCAGTCAAAACTACTTTGCAAGAGCGCAAAAGCCAAATCATTTCAAGATAACTGACAGGCTCTAATATTGTAATACCTTGTATGCTGATATTCTTTTGCGTTAGAATCTTTTGCGTTCTTGGGTGTAAAGGCAAAATCACTTGCATTTGCTTTGCTATTCCCCTAAGAGCCGAAAAAATTTCTTGCAACCGATGAAGACAATCCGTATTTTCTGCGCGATGAATTGTGCAAAGAGCAAA
Encoded here:
- a CDS encoding Gfo/Idh/MocA family protein, giving the protein MKKFGLIGVAGYIAPRHLRAIKDTENTLLCALDPNDSVGVMDSYFPNADFFTEFERFDRHIDKLRRKKEGVDFISICSPNYLHDSHIRFGLRNNANVICEKPLVLNPWNLDALETIEKETQRKVYNILQLRLHESILALKRKIQQALQKEPNKVFDVDLTYITSRGKWYFISWKGDITKSGGVATNIGVHFFDMLSWIFGEVRDSQVHLLDAQSASGILELKHARVRWFLSVDSTTLPKEALEQNKRTFRLISINGESVEFSEGFTDLHAQSYCDILKGGGFGLQDAKPSIQIVHQIRNTEPLGLVGDYHPFCKTISK